In Spodoptera frugiperda isolate SF20-4 chromosome 12, AGI-APGP_CSIRO_Sfru_2.0, whole genome shotgun sequence, a single window of DNA contains:
- the LOC118262562 gene encoding zinc finger protein 235: MSKRDPSDRHGHERKLDPSDYENLISQHNLFEASRSKHQELPSFPGFSNAETQTKNSDIKEQAVHSGLGPWHYNPWWVLAGAAGTSTARALPSQDGYSEHSEQTKVKQEPPGPGTPDRDPLQSDLEQFQAETVTPPVGLDSFCDDCSDPFCDSSSAICRKLFHCPHCRKSYPTILEFNTHLTGVHPAQKPFRCQICLEPFYKKSQLRRHLDANHTRKDVNKCSVCSKYIKDKSNLRKHMQVHTGRVPQKQFKCDLCNNKRYMSLDRLNNHKVVCTGEKVLKYCDMCTKVFDNSRSLNSHKKVHARELKCDNCGEQLRSLEQFTNHKMICQGATSEASASHGQASSGHTGVPAMGRCCTQPGICEHDKPAYLNIPGYAAGRVLDATLSSLKSELN, translated from the coding sequence AACGAAAGTTGGACCCGAGTGACTATGAAAACTTGATATCACAACATAATTTATTCGAAGCTTCACGATCAAAACATCAAGAACTACCAAGTTTTCCAGGTTTTTCCAATGCCGAAACCCAAACGAAAAACAGTGATATAAAAGAACAGGCAGTGCACTCTGGTCTGGGGCCCTGGCATTACAACCCCTGGTGGGTGCTCGCCGGGGCCGCCGGCACCAGCACCGCAAGGGCCCTGCCATCTCAAGATGGCTATTCAGAACACAGTGAACAAACTAAAGTGAAACAAGAGCCACCTGGTCCTGGGACTCCAGACAGGGACCCACTTCAATCGGACTTGGAACAGTTTCAAGCAGAAACAGTTACACCTCCAGTTGGATTAGATTCTTTTTGTGACGACTGTTCAGACCCATTTTGTGACTCAAGTTCAGCAATATGTCGCAAATTATTCCATTGTCCTCACTGCCGAAAGAGCTATCCAACCATCCTAGAATTTAACACGCATTTGACAGGGGTTCATCCAGCACAAAAGCCTTTTCGATGTCAAATATGTTTGGaacctttttacaaaaaatcacAACTGCGAAGACATCTGGATGCTAATCATACACGAAAAGATGTGAACAAATGCTCAGTGTGCTCCAAATATATTAAGGACAAGAGCAATTTACGCAAACACATGCAAGTACACACAGGTCGTGTGCCTCAGAAACAATTCAAGTGTGATCTGTGCAACAACAAACGTTACATGTCTCTAGACAGACTCAACAATCATAAAGTGGTGTGCACAGGAGAGAAAGTTTTGAAGTACTGCGACATGTGCACCAAAGTTTTTGATAATTCAAGATCACTCAATAGCCACAAAAAAGTACATGCTAGGGAATTGAAGTGTGACAACTGTGGAGAACAGTTGCGCTCGTTAGAGCAATTTACAAATCATAAGATGATTTGTCAAGGAGCTACATCAGAAGCAAGCGCCAGTCATGGTCAAGCTAGTTCAGGGCACACTGGCGTGCCAGCCATGGGGCGCTGCTGCACTCAGCCAGGAATATGTGAACATGACAAGCCGGCCTACCTGAACATACCTGGATATGCGGCTGGTA